Genomic segment of Oncorhynchus keta strain PuntledgeMale-10-30-2019 chromosome 12, Oket_V2, whole genome shotgun sequence:
agtctatttcagaagaacagaacagcatactctgagttgtcctgatctggctatgccaaatggctatAGGCTatactagttcatttagcagacaagatttgctaaGAATTCGGGTGGCATTATTtgtattttatagtatgaagaatgcAATTGAaaaaagctgaataaaatataatattttctccaaactatttgagggagtgcgcacatgcggctattctgtgttgagcggttaacaaagaaataggtactcctatGCTTAATTTACAGTTATTAAtataactttagttgttctacaaacattGGGGTATATGTTTGATTTTTAaaacattgtaaggctgcatgatgcgactaatgatgatttgaaaaaaagtaGCTTGAAAGTCATGAGCTATACCTTGTTTCTTGTGCAGGCTGTACACGCTACATCAGTCACTCATTCGCACTTGATATTGCCTAGAATTTCACAGCGGCATCCCCTTTCTGTGGccataatgcaccctaaaaaaatccAGGACGTTTGTGGccagtggccgttgtgcccttctcccagAGTGCTGCGCACTCCATCACGTGATCAAATtacgaggtgcatattgaagatattggaagaacggtccacatttacttttcgtcagccaacaagatgagtaggcctaacaaacagcaaaagcactagcctatgtcaatctactattcTTCATTGTACAAAGGTCAACCTATTATATTCTaagcgagaaataaatattccaaacagtctgggacagttgtgggattcGATAGATGCAAAATGAATACAACCGCTAGcaccaaacattttttttttacacaatgtggctgacgcaacaaatcagaacgtttagctttaAATGTTGAtgaactattaggctatttcttcacattataagcgcagcaatgtgcACATGGTAGTAGACTATAAGAGCAAATGTTCCATTAACAGAAAACATCATTATCAAGTGACCCCAAATGAAATTATTTTATTATAAAAAGTGCattttttatggtgaaaatgatctttcCCAAACTTGAAACCCACGTGCTGCTTATGTATgcgttaggctctacaccccttgtaaagcagattaatgtgcttaattttaagaagttatttggtcacttaagttgtgatacaaaccttattaaaacatataggcctatgggctaggctacttgAGGTGTGCGACTGATTCGAAAAAGCCACACAAAAAtggataatatataattcacaagtgataggccaacattgtcacccatcagactattattGATTTAATCtagtctttacatatactaaataatatgtgAATGGATCCTTATCATGCGCCTGTATCGAAACAGGCGCAGCGggaaaaagaaaaatacatagaatctatgcacttaaatagcccacaagggtgcgttctgagccctctcctgtatactccctgtttacccacgactgtgtggccatgcactcctccaactcaatcgtcaagtttgcggacgacactacagtggtatgcttgattaccaacaacgacgagacggcctacagggaggaggtgagggccctctgagtgtggtgtcaggaaaataacctcacactcaacgtcaacaaaacaaaggagatgattgtggacttcaggaaacagcagagggagcacccccctatccacatcgatgggacagtagtggagagggtattaagttttaagttcctcggcatacacatcacggacacactgaattggtccacccacacagcgtcgtgaagaaggtgcagcagcgcctcttcaacctcaggaggctgaagaaattcggcttatcaccaaaaacactcaaaaacttctacagatgcacaattgagagcatcctgtcgggctgtatcactgcctggtaaggcaactgctccgtccacaaccgtaaggctctccagagggtagtgaggtctgcacaacgcattactggaggcaaactacctgctctccaggacacctacaccacccgatgtcacaggaaggccataaagatcatcaaggacagcaaccacccgagccactgcctgttcaccccgctatcatccagaaggagaggtcagtacaggtgcatcaaagcagggaccgagagactgaaaaacagcttctatctcaaggccatcagactgttaaacagccaccactaacattgattggctgctgccaacacactgactcaactccagccactttaataatgggaattgatggaaaatatatcactagccattttaaacaatgctacttaatataatgtttacataccctacattactcatctcatatgtatatgtatatactgtactctatatcatctactgcatctttatgtaatacatgtatcactagccactaaactatgccactttgtttacatgctctacattactcatctcatatgtatatactgtactcgataccatctactgcatcttgcctatgccattctgtaccatcattcattcatatatctttatggacatattctttatccctttacacttgtgtgtataaggtagtagttttggaattgttaggttagattactcgttggttattactgcattgtcggaactagaagcaaaagcatttcgctatactcgcattaacatctgctaaccatgtgtatgtgacaaataaatttgatttgagaatggaggacgcttttccatgtggtttattttcatgccagccaggtaggctatattcCTGTTGTAAATATAAACATTGATATTAGggaagttgagaaataaatatagtaggcctagcctatagaaagctgatgctcctctttttaatagaggccatcactctattgaaatgttgcgcaacatgagctcatgggctctcaagaagtgtttgattagatttgcattgatgtcagagtgattaaaGGGACAATAGGGTGCTGAGAAcgaggcagttagcaagtttggtaggctactaatgaccattaGCAACATCaaagcttggagaagcctaattaccatgaCTAAGTCATGTGGAATTTGCCTGCCTTCATtactcgtgaccgccggtgtggtggtaatacggtcaccgcaacagtcCTAGTGACAAGATCAGCGTCCATTGACTGGCTGAGGAGGTCCAAGATCAAGTGCACGCTGCTGTTCTGTCATTTCTTCCCAAAATACTGTAGAAAGGTATTTCAACTGCACATTTAATACACTGGCATGGAGAAAAATAATATTTCGCAAAACAttttaataaaacattttaaaattacTAACCAGGCTTCAGAGTCTGAGTGTATCCTAGGCCCACAAGGCTGGAGTTGTTCACTCTGGCCTGTTGGAGAAATGTATAGATTAGAAACAGGATTAAAAATAGGACTCAAAATGTACTCAACAATACTTCGACAGATCATTTAAAACTTATTAGCCTAGTAACTCCCTCTACCCGTCCCCTGAATGTGACCCCAGGCGGAGGTCATGTCTCAGCCAGTAAGTGGACTAGCTAGAGTGGCCCCTTACCGAGAAAGATGCGTCGGCATCAATCTGGTACTTGGCTGCAATGCCAAAGTGGGTGTTGCTGTTGCCAGCGGTCCAGGCCAGGTTGACTGCTGTCTCCAGCTGGTCGTTCACCTTCTGGTAGATGGAGCCCCCGAACTCGGTGCCGTCATTTCTGTCATAGTGGGGAAAAAACGCTTGGTCATTATTACTATGAGAATGGGGAACTAACATGTATGCAAGTATATTGCAACATCACTATTCATTCCAGTATTCATGttcaacaaaaaaaatgaaacgAGAACTGTTACAACTACCTAATTTCACATGAATTGCAATCAGAAGATCAATATTCACAGTCTAAACTAGCAAACTgagggtacaaaacattaggaacacctttctaatattgagttacaaCCCCCTTTTGCCCCCAGAAAATGTCTCAACTCGTCGGGGcacggactctacaaggtgtcgaaagcgttcctccgggatgctggcccatggtgACATCGTTTCCTCCCACAGTTGTGTCGAgtcggctggatgtcctttgggtgttgaaccattcttaatacacacgggaaaatgttgagcgtgaaaaaaacagcagcgttgcagttcttgacacactcaaaccagtgcgcctggcacctactaacataccctgttcaaaggcacaaatcttttgtctttcccattcaccctctgaacagcacacatacacaatccataacAGGGTTTGTataagaggtcgaccgattatgatttttcaacgccgataccgattattggaggaccaaagaaAAGCCGAAACCGATTaaatcggacgatttttaaaatgttatttgtaataatgacaattacaacaatactgaatgaacttattttaacttaatataatacatcaataaaatcaatttagccttaaataaataatgaaacatgttcaatttggtttaaataatgcaaaaacaaagtgttggagaagaaagtaaaaacaCAATATGAGTTCAcagtttgagttccttgctcagtacatgagaacatatgaaagctggtggttccttttaacatgagtcttcaatattcccaggtaagaagttttaggttttAGTTAtaataggaattataggactatttcccgctataccatttgtatttcattaacctttgactattggatgttcttataagcactttagtattgccagtgtaacagtatagcttctgtccctctcctcgctcctccctgggttcGAACCAGCAACACGACAACAGCccccatcgaagcagcgttacccatgcagagcaagggaaacaactgctagaaggctcagagcgagtgacgtttgaaacgctattagcacgcgctaactagccagccatttcacttcggtcacaccagcctcatctcgggagttgataggcttgaagtcataaacagcgcaatgcttgacaacgaagagctgctggcaaaacacaaagaaagtgctgtttgaatgaatgtttacgctaTCCTTACGAACCGCATACCCAGTACATACtggtgtaatgatatgctatgtttAGCTACCTACTGTAACGTCAGTTGGCTACTAATAAGTCGGACTTGCCAGTATATTTACTTTATGCTAACTACCCAACATTTATTCACTTGATTATTCACGTAATTTATAGCTTAGCTAAGTGGTAAAGTGGTTTGGGTGTCactgtaaattcactctggctacctactccgatttcagagcactctggtCTGactgtgccagagcgcagaataactgatgaatttacaaaaaGCTCAACACTCGTTGAAtgtggccggtgtcagtaaatgtcgGCAAAAAAAGTGTAATTAAATAGTTGCCAGCAGCACCATTACAGttaccaacactctggataactgcctaaccagctctgctagggtgagtaaaatggtggttagagtgaggtgttctctcatttgtgtctggaactagccagttagcttgggtgcttgactgccagtGTGAGGTCAGAACACTCGGATCATTCCTAGATCCTAATCCTCGGCCAAAGATTCCAGTATGCGCTCCAGAACGCACTCTgacactccagattgaatttacaaacacacctGAAGTCTTGatagtaatttgttatgctaacaagcaagcaagaggttgcatagcaacagcatcaacttccagtAGACAAAGTATATAGTAAGTAGTATACAGTCattatgtagtatacagtatgttcgTATGTGTATGCGAACACAGATcaagtctcaattgtctcaaggcttaaaaatccttctttaacctgtctcctcttcgtctacactgattgaagtggatttaacaggtgacatcaataagcgatcatagctttcacctggattcacctggtcagtctgtcatggaaagagcaggtgttcctaatgttttgtacactcagtggatATCAAGGATCAGCTGTCAAAGGATTAAATAGTCATGTCTCAGAGCTAATTGACATTAGCTCAAAAAAGTCAAAAAAGTGATCATGAATGGAAGGCCAGGTCGTGGCAGGAGGTTAGCTTACGATACTATACTATCCTACCAACAAAGCCCTATGACAAATCCCATCACTGTGGGATACATAAAATAACTGCCAGTCTGCATCTGAGGGGACCAGAGAGACAGCAAGTGCTTGGGGCTGCTAGTGTCCAGACAACATCAGCTCTCATAGTTCAGAGCTGGAAACAAAATGTTAGTGACGAGTCGTTCAAAAAGCTCAGTTGGttggagcatggtgcttgcaacaaagtgccaaaaatacaaaatacttcaCTGTAAATCATTTTGGATAAGGGTCTTAAAGACCATAAATATGGTCCCTAAACCCCATCGCTGGCTTACTGTCAGTGTTGTTGAGCCCCATCGCTGGCTTACTGTCAGTGTTGTTGAGCCCCATCGCTGGCTTACTGTCAGTGTTGTTGAGCCCCATCGCTGGCTTACTGTCAGTGTTGTTGAGCCCCATCGCTGGCTTACTGTCAGTGTTGTTGAGCCCCATCGCTGGCTTACTGTCAGTGTTGTTGAGCCCCATCGCTGGCTTACTGTCAGTGTTGTTGAGCCCCATCGCTGGCTTACTGTCAGTGTTGTTGAGCCCCATCGCTGGCTTACTGTCAGTGTTGTTGAGCCCCATCGCTGGCTTACTGTCAGTGTTGTTGAGCCCCATCGCTGGCTTACTGTCAGTGTTGTTGAGCCCCATCGCTGGCTTACTGTCAGTGTTGTTGAGCCCCATCGCTGGCTTACTGTCAGTGTTGTTGAGCCCCATCGCTGGCTTACTGTCAGTGTTGTTGAGCCCCATCGCTGGCTTACTGTCAGTGTTGTTGAGCCCCATCGCTGGCTTACTGTCAGTGATGTTGAGCCCCATCGCTGGCTTACTGTCAGTGATGTTCAGCCCCATCGCTGGCTTACTGTCAGTGTTGTTGAGCCCCCTTCTTACTTCCATTGTTTGCTGAAGCGCGGAGGCCTACCTGAACCATATTTTTGCATCTATACAATgacggggtaggcagtcattgtacataagaatttgttgttatctgacttgcctagttaaataaatatatctACTCACACATTTGTGTGGAGCTGGAACTCGTCGGTCTTGTAGCCCACGGCGAAGTTGCTCTGGGTGACCCTGTTCTTCCCGGCCTCGAAGGTCATCTGGTAGCCGGCCAGCCAGCCCTCGTAGCCCACCACCGCCATGCCGTGCACAGCCGTCCCGTTAATGTCGTAGTCCACATCACACCCCAGGTTGATGTGCTCCCTCTTGTAGCCAGTCTTGATCTTACCACTCTTCTTGCTGGAGGTAGGGATATGAGaggaatggaaggaaggaaaaaCTTGTGAGTATGAGGTAATATAGGAATTACAGTGACAGAATGGCAAATACATCCAACAATCTACATTGAGCTGAGCAGGACAAAATAAAATGGCAACGTGTATTGTGTGACATCATTGATTGCAATTAATTAACATTGTGAAACCATTAAATGCTACCTTCACTGAATTAATTGGATAGCCACTTCTTACCCAGTGTTTGGCGAGAAGGAGGAATCAAACGTCAGTTTAAGCCCTTTGGTCAACTGAAGGGAGAAggtgagagaaagatggagaggatAAGAAAGCATGAATGATTCATAAGTAAATTAATTTCCGAGGCAGACCGAAAGAACTATTAAGAAAGCATTGTTGCGTAATTAAAATGTATATTGCTCTGAGCATTTCACCCCTTAATAGGGTGGGGGGGGCCCATAGGGAACAGACTCCCACACAAAGTAGACTAAACATGTAAAGTTATGTATATATTGTcttaaaatatataataaaatcAATGAAACAAGTCAGTGACTGCTGATCTTTTTTATATTTACACGAAGGGATTACTCATTGGCTCATTGGCCCTTCAAACAATGACAGATTGAAGAAAACGGAATAGAGTACAACCCTGATCTAAAGAACACATAGTCCTGACCTGGTCCTCCAGAGTGATCTCAGTGCCCAGAGTGTTGTCGGTGTTCCACTTCTCAGTGAAGGTCAGTCCGTGTTCGGCCCACTTGTACTTGGTCTCCAGGGTGCCGGCCACTTTGCTGGTCTCGGTGTTGGCAGAGCCCGTGCTGGTGAACTCCTGGGATTGGGGTCAAACAGAGGTCAGCGGTGAGATGTGATCACGTTATTTTAGCATCAGACATTATTAGTGAGGATTTGGATGGCTGAGGACCACATTGGCACGTCACGAGTGACGGAGACAATCCGAGAGGTCTTTCACGGGTGTTGATGAGTCAGATAACTAAAcggaagaaaaatataaaaacaacaagtaaagtgttggttccatgtttcatgagccaaAAAAATAAAATCCCAGAAATTTGCTATACGCACAAATtgcttatttctctcagattttgtgcacaaatgtgtttacatctctACTGGTGAGCATTTATTcttccatctgacaggtgtgacatatcaagaagcttataAAACAGCATGCTCATTATACAGATGCACCTTGTTTTGGGGAGAATAAAAGAcgactctaaaatgtgcagttttgtcacaacacaatgccacagatgtctcaagttgagggagagtgcaattggcatgctgactgcaggaatgtccaccagagcgtttgcctgagaattgaatgttcatttctctaccataagctgcctccaatgtcattttagagaatctGGCAGTAcattcaaccggcctcacaaccgcagaccgtgtattgtatggcgttgtgtgggtgagcggtttactgatgtcaacattgtgaacagagtaccccatGGTGGCGGAAGGAGTTATGGCATGGGAAgtcataagctatggacaacaaaccCAATGCATTTGATCAATTTCAATGCAACgaaataccgtgacgagatccttaAGCCCATTGTGAGTCCCATTGTTTTTaatggtatctgtgaccaacagatgcatatctgtattcccagtcatgtgaaatccattgattagggcAGATTTCCTCATAACAACTGTAAcgcagtaaaatcgttgaaattgtttaatgttgcgtttatatttttgttcatattTTTGATATGACGAACATATCAAGGACAGCTTtcttccatctacgtaacatagcaaaaatcagaaactttctgtcctaaaattatgcagaaaaatgaatctgtgcttttgtcacttctaggttagactactgcaatgctctactttccggcaaCCCGGTTAAAccactaaataaacttcaattagtgctaaatacggctgctagaatcttgacttgAAATTTTTTTACTCCAGTGcgagcctctctacactggcttcctattaaggcaagggctgatttcaaggttttactgctaacctccAAAGCATTACACGGGCTTGCTTATacccatctttccgatttggtcctgccatacataggTACACATACGCTACGGTTACAAGACGCAGGAcacctaattgtccctagaatttctaagcaaacagctggaggcagggctttctcctatagagctctggttttatggaatggtctgcctacccatgtgagagacgcagactcggtctcgacataagtctttattgaagactcatctcttcagtaggtcctatgattgagtgtagtctggcccaggagtgtgaaggtgaacggaaaggcactggagcgacgaaccacccttgccgtctctgcctggccggttcccctctctccactgagaTTCTCTGCTTCTAAcgctattacgggggctgagtcactgcttactggtgctcttcgaTGCAGTCCCTAGGAGGgatgcatcacttgagtgggatgagtcactgacgtgatcttcctatCCGGGTTGGCACCCACCCCCCGAAGGGTTGTGcagtgggggagatctttgtgggctatactcagatttgtctcaggatggtaagttggtggttgaagatatccctctagtggtgtgggggctgtgctttggaaaagtgggtggggttatatcctgcctgttagcCCCTGTCCGGGGGGGGTATTATCAAAAGGGGCCatagtgtctcccgacccctcctgtctcagcctccagtatttacgcTGCAATAGTTTGTGCCGGGATGCTATTATAtgctgttatatctggagtatttctcctgtcttatccggtgtcctgtgtgaatttaagtatgctctctcgaaTTCTCTCACTAATTCTCTCTCTATCGGAGGACCTGAgctttaggaccatgcctcaggactacctggcctgatgactccttgctgtccccagtccacctgatcgTGCTGCTACTccattttcaactgttctgcctgcggctatggatccctgacctgttcacctctTTTGGCTGAAGGGGTATACAGACTGCAGTGGAACTTACCAGTCCATTATCTGACTTTGTTTTCAAGTCCAGCTTGATGAGACCAAAACCTGAAAGGCACAGAAGAAAATGAAATCAAACTGTTGTAATTACAACATATTCTATGAGTGCTTTTTAAACTGATGATATATTCCTGTTCAGTTCATTATTTCCACTAACATTCCTAGCAATCCCCGTTAATGCATGGCCTCAGTTGTTTTCAAAATAAGCATGCCGTCTCTTGCACTTATTTTATCACTTCATAAACACATAGTGCTTATGAAGtgacgtggaaaaagtcaaggggtctgaatactttccgaatgcactgtaaaccgCTGTTCAATAAATCCCTCTCTGAGAAATACCAGTCTAGGCTATCACACATTACAACTATTACATAACATTGATAGATAGAGTTTATTGATTTGATGTTTTGATGTGGTTTCTACTAGGGCTGTGACTATACCAGTATCACAATATTCTTTTCCAGAAATGTGACTCAGGATGACGACATAATGGATGTTTGTTTCCCAACATTTGGGCTGTTGTCCTAAAGTTAAATCTGCTTTTTTcccttgccacgatactaacaAGTATTGCGATACTGGTATCTTCCCGGCCCTAGTTTCTAAACTGGAGTCCATTGTCACGTCAGGCACAGTTCACCGACCCAGCTTCCTTTCCATCCATCTCTGGGAGGCAGTGTGCTGGTCGTCCCACCCTCGCCTGGGGGGGATTTACCTGGGAATCCCCACAATAAGGCCTAGACCTCAATAGCTCAgtacagctgtgtgtctctcAGTCAATAAGCTGCCTAAGGACAGCCAGTCTAAACTAGAGGGTTTACCAAATGGCTATAACACTAGGCTAGTACGACTACAGTCCACTCCTGATTCTCTGCAGGACAGGAGCAAAGGCTGAGTTGAAGAATGATCTAGGAAATAGTGGGTAGAAAGTAGTACTTGCTCAGTGCTCACCGTATCCCTTGGTAAAGACATCCTTGGCGGACTTGCCAAGGTCAACATAGGTAGGAGGAACGGCCattatctgtaaaaaaaaaaaaatcaaaggaAAATCACAAGAATAAAAAGGAGACAGCTTTGTGTTAGGCTACTGCTTAGCACAAAGCGCTGTGAGATAGCAATGGGGCAATGGTATACATAAAGCATTAGCAGTGTGCTCGGCCTTCACTGACATAGCAACTGAGGAGAGAGCACTGCGTgtgggggaggaggtgggagaggattGAGGTCATTGATGGACGGGTGGGCCGGTAGGGGgaggggcaggcagacagagGAGCAGACAGACACGCCTCACATCTGCCTGAACAGACTAACCCGTTTGCTCTGACTCATCAGAAAAAGAGTGATGTGCTTGCCTTGCCAGGCTAGAGATTTCACAACAGCAGCCAAACCTGATACACTGGACTGACAGCCAAATTCAAAACGCAAAACACAGACGGGTCAGCTTATGAATCAATAAGTGATTTCTAAATGGAAGGGTTAGACGCGATTTAATATTTGTTAGATGACCTCAACTCCACTCTTACTATACGAGAATGTCTGGGCAGACTTCAATGTTTAGAAACAGGAGGAAAAATGTGCTTGTTGCAGATTCCAAAAAGGATTTCAGCATTGATCGTGCTTTTTCATCCAAGACTAGGCTTAAACTGGAACACTTGCCCTCTGCCCATGTGCACAATGCTAATTTGCAAATAGAATAGCCTATAGCCCAAATGGCTATTTTGTACATCAGCGCATGCCACATAGCCTACAGCCTTCGATCACTTCATTCAAACACTATTTAATAGAATATTAATGATAATTACTACACCTTTCTCCCGgtcatacactgaacaaaattttaaatgcaacaatttcaaagattttactgagttacagttcatataaggaaatcagtcaattgaaatactttaattagaccctaatctatggatttcacatgactgggaataaagaCATCTGTTGGCCACAGATATCTTAAActaaaaaggtaggggtgtggatcagaaaaccagtcagtatctggtatgacca
This window contains:
- the LOC118390896 gene encoding voltage-dependent anion-selective channel protein 1-like codes for the protein MAVPPTYVDLGKSAKDVFTKGYGFGLIKLDLKTKSDNGLEFTSTGSANTETSKVAGTLETKYKWAEHGLTFTEKWNTDNTLGTEITLEDQLTKGLKLTFDSSFSPNTGKKSGKIKTGYKREHINLGCDVDYDINGTAVHGMAVVGYEGWLAGYQMTFEAGKNRVTQSNFAVGYKTDEFQLHTNVNDGTEFGGSIYQKVNDQLETAVNLAWTAGNSNTHFGIAAKYQIDADASFSARVNNSSLVGLGYTQTLKPGIKLTLSALLDGKNINTGGHKLGLGLEFEA